In Spirosoma aureum, a single genomic region encodes these proteins:
- a CDS encoding viral A-type inclusion protein, which yields MSKPILTISGILVLSGLFWACGKSGEEAVKEAENGVFAIHDEVMPLIDDVMKSRKQLKARIAALDSTQAAGSPSTSLRIDEERDQARQIVQKLTLADSLMMNWMSQYNNDTLAKLPSEDALRYLEQQKDQITDVKSKINNSLKEASQFLQKP from the coding sequence ATGAGTAAACCTATTCTTACGATTTCCGGAATACTGGTTCTGAGCGGATTGTTCTGGGCATGTGGCAAATCTGGCGAAGAAGCCGTCAAAGAAGCCGAAAATGGCGTCTTTGCCATTCATGACGAAGTGATGCCATTGATCGACGATGTAATGAAATCGCGTAAACAGCTTAAGGCACGCATTGCCGCACTTGACAGTACACAGGCGGCAGGCTCTCCCTCAACTTCGCTACGCATCGACGAGGAGCGCGATCAGGCCCGGCAAATCGTCCAGAAACTGACGCTGGCTGATAGTCTAATGATGAACTGGATGAGCCAATACAACAACGATACACTTGCCAAATTGCCTTCAGAAGATGCACTTCGCTATCTGGAACAGCAAAAAGATCAAATAACCGATGTTAAATCTAAAATCAACAATAGCCTTAAAGAAGCGAGCCAGTTTTTACAGAAACCCTAA
- a CDS encoding c-type cytochrome, which produces MKRFLGLSVLAFLLVGSLSCQSDEEIKRERYITEGILIYKNNCANCHQNKGEGVASLYPPLAGSDYLINKRDVYCLIRYGQQGPIVVNGKAYNRPMPPQPQLSDLEVAELITYIYSEWGGEKKLFDVKQISPILEQCKDRPVLNNIAPN; this is translated from the coding sequence ATGAAGCGATTTCTTGGTCTTTCCGTTTTAGCCTTCTTACTTGTCGGCAGTCTGTCCTGCCAGAGTGATGAAGAGATTAAACGGGAGCGATACATTACCGAAGGCATTCTGATTTATAAGAATAACTGTGCAAACTGCCACCAAAACAAGGGCGAAGGTGTAGCATCGCTTTACCCACCCCTTGCCGGGTCCGATTATTTGATTAATAAAAGGGATGTATATTGTTTGATTCGGTACGGCCAGCAGGGCCCTATTGTGGTCAACGGGAAGGCCTATAACCGGCCCATGCCCCCACAACCTCAACTCAGTGACCTGGAAGTGGCCGAACTGATAACGTACATTTATAGTGAATGGGGTGGCGAAAAGAAACTGTTTGACGTTAAACAGATATCGCCAATTCTGGAACAGTGCAAAGACCGTCCAGTGCTCAATAACATAGCGCCAAACTAA
- the recN gene encoding DNA repair protein RecN produces MLSHLLIKNYALIDQLELTPDRELNIITGETGAGKSIMLGAIGLLMGNRADTRVLYNPEQKCVIEGVFGVSGYLIEQIFEDEELDYSDSCIVRREIGVSGKSRAFVNDTPVNLETLRRVTSQMMDIHSQHDSVLLGSNEYQLEIVDTYAQDDNLLRQYRIDYQTYRTNKTTYDQLLSEASAMRKEFDYNNFLYEELTKAQLQPDEQESLEQELNILENAEEIKERLQLAFEYLDNTEQSVIDFLKGVVSNLTYISKLSDQYEQLLQRAQSSLIELRDLADEISTEQDHVDIDDARAEAIRERLNLIYQLQTKHQAKDVAALITLRNELAQKVSKVLNLDDALADAKAQSDAAREQLQLSGQALSAARQFVLSPIETEIGGLLKELGMPNASLKIQSDTGKPTPTGIDTISFLFSANKGVKPQQLKNVASGGEFSRLMMAIKYILASKRSLPTIIFDEIDSGVSGEIAIKMGNMMRDMAHNHQIIAITHLHQIAGQGNAHYFVYKDHSASKTVSRIKKLTFDERVNEIAQMIGGNNPSASALKNAREILKQRATAVAK; encoded by the coding sequence ATGCTATCGCATTTACTGATTAAAAATTACGCCCTAATCGATCAACTCGAACTTACCCCTGACCGTGAATTAAATATCATTACGGGCGAAACTGGTGCCGGGAAATCGATTATGCTGGGAGCTATTGGCTTACTGATGGGTAACCGGGCCGACACGCGAGTGCTTTATAACCCTGAACAAAAGTGCGTCATTGAAGGTGTATTTGGTGTTTCCGGGTATTTGATCGAACAAATCTTCGAAGATGAAGAATTGGATTATTCCGACTCCTGCATTGTCCGGCGGGAAATTGGTGTAAGTGGCAAATCAAGGGCTTTTGTTAACGATACACCCGTTAATCTGGAGACACTTCGCCGGGTGACGAGCCAGATGATGGACATTCATTCGCAGCATGATTCAGTCCTGCTTGGTTCCAATGAATACCAGTTAGAAATTGTTGACACCTACGCTCAGGACGACAATCTGCTCCGCCAGTATCGCATAGATTATCAAACGTATCGAACAAATAAAACGACTTACGACCAGCTTCTGTCAGAAGCGTCTGCTATGCGGAAGGAGTTTGATTACAATAATTTTTTGTATGAAGAATTAACGAAGGCCCAGTTGCAGCCCGATGAGCAGGAGTCATTGGAACAGGAGCTGAACATCCTCGAAAACGCGGAAGAAATTAAAGAGCGTCTTCAGTTAGCTTTCGAATATCTGGATAATACGGAGCAATCAGTCATTGACTTTTTAAAAGGTGTAGTCAGTAATTTAACCTACATCAGCAAATTGTCAGATCAGTATGAACAATTGCTGCAACGGGCTCAAAGCAGCCTTATTGAACTACGGGATCTGGCCGATGAAATTAGTACCGAACAGGATCATGTAGATATTGACGATGCCCGTGCTGAAGCCATCCGCGAACGGCTCAATCTGATCTACCAACTCCAGACCAAGCATCAGGCAAAAGATGTTGCCGCCCTCATCACCCTACGAAATGAACTTGCCCAAAAAGTAAGTAAAGTACTTAATTTAGACGATGCCCTTGCCGACGCGAAAGCTCAGTCAGACGCTGCCCGCGAACAGTTACAGCTTAGTGGCCAGGCTTTGTCAGCAGCCCGACAGTTTGTTTTGAGCCCAATTGAAACAGAAATTGGCGGCCTGCTCAAAGAACTCGGGATGCCAAACGCTTCATTAAAAATACAGTCAGATACCGGTAAACCAACGCCAACCGGTATTGATACCATTTCGTTTCTGTTTAGTGCCAATAAAGGCGTTAAACCCCAGCAGTTGAAGAACGTTGCTTCTGGCGGAGAATTTTCGCGATTGATGATGGCGATCAAATACATTCTGGCCAGCAAACGATCGTTGCCGACGATTATCTTCGATGAAATCGACAGTGGTGTTTCAGGTGAAATTGCGATCAAGATGGGTAATATGATGCGTGATATGGCTCATAATCACCAGATTATTGCGATTACACACCTGCATCAAATTGCCGGACAGGGCAACGCTCATTACTTCGTTTACAAAGATCATTCGGCCTCTAAAACCGTCAGCCGTATCAAAAAGCTTACCTTTGACGAACGAGTTAATGAAATTGCCCAGATGATTGGTGGTAATAACCCATCGGCAAGTGCTCTTAAAAACGCCCGCGAAATTTTAAAACAACGTGCTACTGCTGTAGCCAAATAA
- a CDS encoding SDR family oxidoreductase, producing MKKTILITGTSTGFGKLTAITLSKAGHTVIAAMRGTTGKNEAVAKELSTLPNIDVIELDVTSDDSVNQAIQQTLAKYGHIDVLVNNAGVSGFGITEGYSIDQVKSMFDVNFYGVLRTYKAVLPAMRAAKNGLIINLTTGASGFALPFMVPYMASKFAVETIAEGIQSELKPYGIENVTIPSGVYPTEMVNGTKAGLNADLGDIVATYGENATEPFNQMGSALFGKMAEYKMNPQTIADGILALVEMEKGTRPLRFPLDAVAQGTDREFIQARADIKAKWAKNYGFKL from the coding sequence ATGAAAAAGACAATCTTAATAACAGGCACAAGTACTGGTTTTGGTAAATTGACAGCAATTACGCTATCAAAAGCCGGGCATACCGTAATCGCTGCCATGCGTGGCACAACCGGTAAAAATGAAGCGGTTGCTAAAGAGTTATCGACTCTACCCAATATAGATGTTATTGAGCTGGACGTAACCAGCGACGATTCCGTAAATCAGGCTATTCAACAAACTCTGGCCAAATATGGCCACATTGATGTATTGGTCAACAATGCGGGCGTGAGCGGTTTTGGCATTACCGAAGGGTATTCGATCGATCAGGTCAAAAGTATGTTTGACGTAAACTTTTATGGTGTTTTACGTACATACAAAGCGGTTTTACCTGCAATGCGTGCCGCAAAAAACGGACTGATTATCAACCTGACAACAGGAGCCAGTGGATTTGCACTTCCGTTTATGGTACCGTATATGGCTTCTAAGTTTGCGGTTGAAACGATTGCCGAAGGTATACAGTCAGAGCTAAAACCGTATGGCATTGAAAACGTAACGATACCAAGTGGTGTGTATCCAACCGAGATGGTAAATGGCACCAAAGCCGGGTTGAATGCCGATTTAGGGGACATTGTGGCAACGTATGGTGAAAATGCCACTGAGCCATTCAATCAGATGGGGAGTGCATTATTCGGCAAAATGGCAGAGTATAAAATGAATCCGCAAACCATTGCCGACGGCATACTAGCACTGGTAGAGATGGAAAAAGGGACTCGACCGCTGCGTTTTCCGCTGGATGCCGTTGCGCAGGGAACCGACAGGGAGTTTATCCAGGCAAGAGCCGATATTAAAGCCAAATGGGCTAAAAACTATGGTTTCAAGCTGTAA
- a CDS encoding SCO family protein, with translation MLNLKSTIALKKRASFYRNPKNGLVLLCLLLVGAGCNSGDDKLPILGQREAVTKTVDGKSVTDSVYHTIPDFKFVSQYGDTVTAKNLAGKIYVADFFFTSCPTICPKMKVQLKRVYERFKTNPDVALLSHTIDPAHDSVPVLKEFADNLGVSGRQWLFVTGDKEKIYDIGQTSYMVTAQQDSSAPGGVVHSGAFILVDKDRHIRGIYDGTTEAGVDKLMNDMDRLLAEYKQ, from the coding sequence ATGTTAAATCTAAAATCAACAATAGCCTTAAAGAAGCGAGCCAGTTTTTACAGAAACCCTAAAAACGGGTTGGTGCTGTTATGCCTCCTTCTGGTTGGCGCTGGTTGTAATTCAGGCGATGATAAACTTCCCATTCTGGGCCAGCGGGAAGCTGTAACGAAAACAGTCGATGGTAAATCGGTAACTGATTCCGTCTATCACACAATTCCCGATTTCAAATTTGTCAGTCAATACGGCGATACGGTTACGGCCAAAAATTTAGCCGGCAAGATCTACGTGGCTGATTTTTTCTTTACATCCTGCCCTACGATCTGCCCTAAAATGAAGGTTCAGTTGAAGCGGGTTTACGAGCGATTCAAGACAAATCCAGATGTAGCTCTTTTATCGCACACCATCGATCCCGCTCATGATTCCGTACCTGTTTTGAAGGAGTTTGCTGATAACCTCGGTGTATCGGGTCGCCAGTGGCTCTTTGTTACGGGTGATAAGGAAAAAATTTACGATATCGGCCAGACGAGTTATATGGTCACAGCCCAGCAGGATTCATCGGCACCGGGCGGTGTCGTACATAGTGGCGCTTTTATTCTGGTCGATAAGGACAGGCACATTCGGGGTATCTATGATGGAACGACCGAAGCAGGTGTTGATAAGTTAATGAATGATATGGATCGGCTCCTGGCCGAGTATAAGCAATGA